CcgccaaccccgccaacccaGCCGCTGACTTAACTCTCACAACCGCCGCCGACCCACCAATATCTAATGAAGACCAGAAGCTTCTAATCCTCCTCCGCCAGAGAAAAACAGAAGATGCTTGGATTCTCTACACCCAATCCTCCCGCCTCCCCAATCCCACTTGCCTCAGCCGCTTGCTCTCCCAGCTGTCCTACCAGAACACTCGCACCAGCCTCACGCGCGCCCAGTCCATCATCACGCGCCTCCGCAATGAGCGCCAGCTCCGCCACCTCGACGCCAACTCCCTCGGCCTCCTCGCCGTCGCCGCCTCCAAGGCCGGCCAGACCCGCTACGCCACCTCCATCGTCAAGTCCATGCTCCGCTCCGGCTTCCTCCCCCACGTCAAGGCCTGGAGCGCCGTCGTCAGCCGCCTCGCTGCCTCCGGCGACGACGGCCCTTCCGAAGCGCTCAAGCTCTTCTATTCCGTCACGCGCCGCGTCCGGAGGTTCGCCGAGCCGGAGCTGGTGGCGGACTCGCGGCCGGACACGGCGGCGTTCAATGCCGCGCTGAATGCTTGTGCTAATTTGGGTGATACAGATAGGTTCTTGAAGCTGTTCGACGAAATGCCTGAGTCAGGTGCCGAGCCGGATGTGCTTACTTATAATGTGATGATCAAGCTCTGCGCTAGAGTTGGAAGGAAGGACTTGCTTGTTTTTGTGTTGGAGAGGATTTTGGAGCAGGGGATCACAGTGTGTATGACTACATTGAATTCCCTCGTTGCGGCTTATGTTGGTTTCGGAGACTTGGAAACTGCGGAGAGGATGGTTCAGGCAATGAGGGAAGGGAGGAGAGACCTCTGCAAGATTCTAAGGGAGGCAAATTTGAGGAGTTCGAATTCTAGTGGAAGAGATGGGGATGTGTTTGAGAGGTTGCTTCCGAATTCAGTTACAGCTAGTGAACGTGAGCCGCCATTGTTGCCAAAAGCGTATACTTCTAACTCGAGGATTTACACTACACTGATGAAGGGTTATATGAATGCTGGGCGTGTTACTGACACGGTTCGGATGCTAGAGGCACTGAGGCACCAGGATGATAGCTCGAGTCAGCCTGACCATGTGACATATACAACTGTTATTTCTGCATTTGTGAAGGCGGGTTCCATGGACCGTGCTCGCAGGGTTCTAGCTGAGATGACGAGAGTTGGCGTGCCTGCAAATCGGATAACGTATAACATTCTTCTCAAGGGTTATTGTCAGCAGCTGCAGATAGACCAGGCAAAGGAGCTGGTTAGAGAGATGACTGAGGATGCGGGGATTGAGCCTGATGTGGTTTCGTATAACATCTTGATCGATGGGTGCATACAGGTTGATGACAGTGCTGGTGCTCTTGCTTTTTTCAATGAAATGAGAGCAAAAGGAATTGCTCCCACCAAGATCAGCTACACCACTTTGATGAAAGCTTTTGCCTTGTCTGGACAGCCAAAGCTGGCTAACAAGGTATTCGAAGAAATGCTTAACGATCCTCGGGTGAAGGCTGATTTGGTAGCTTGGAACATGTTGGTCGAAGGGTATTGCAGACTGGGGTTGGTTGAAGAATCCAAGAAAATCATTCAGAGAATGAAAGAGCATGGGTTTCACCCTGATGTGGCTACTTATGGTAGCCTAGCTAATGGTATAGCATTGGCTAGAAAACCAGGAGAGGCACTTTTGCTCTGGAATGAAGTGAAGGACAGATGTACAGCGAAAAAGGAAGGTGAAAAGTCTGATGATTCAGATCCTCCAACATTGAAACCTGATGAAGGGCTATTGGATACGTTGGCTGATATTTGTGTTAGGGCTGCTTTCTTTAAGAAGGCTCTGGAAATTGTCGCTTGTATGGAAGAGAATGGTATTCCTCCGAACAAGACCAAGTTCACTAAAATCTATGTGGAGATGCATTCGAGGATGTTTACTAGTAAGCACGCCTCACAGGCTAGGCAGGACAGGAGGAGTGAAAGGAAGAGAGCAGCTGAGGCTTTCAAGTTTTGGTTGGGTTTACCCAATTCTTATTATGGGAGTGAATGGAGGTTAGGATCTTTGGATGGAGATAACTGACTGTTATGCTTCGGATTCAGTTTTGACCACTTGGCATATCACCTGTATACGTTATTACTCAAGAAATAGTTGTAGTGTATTCACAAAATCTGAGAGAGTGAATCATGGGT
Above is a genomic segment from Rosa chinensis cultivar Old Blush chromosome 3, RchiOBHm-V2, whole genome shotgun sequence containing:
- the LOC112192686 gene encoding pentatricopeptide repeat-containing protein At3g09650, chloroplastic, coding for MNLKPPPPSSPLPTNSNHPLPLTHTLTLHWVSPPPYPSSISKPTRPFRLHATAANPANPAADLTLTTAADPPISNEDQKLLILLRQRKTEDAWILYTQSSRLPNPTCLSRLLSQLSYQNTRTSLTRAQSIITRLRNERQLRHLDANSLGLLAVAASKAGQTRYATSIVKSMLRSGFLPHVKAWSAVVSRLAASGDDGPSEALKLFYSVTRRVRRFAEPELVADSRPDTAAFNAALNACANLGDTDRFLKLFDEMPESGAEPDVLTYNVMIKLCARVGRKDLLVFVLERILEQGITVCMTTLNSLVAAYVGFGDLETAERMVQAMREGRRDLCKILREANLRSSNSSGRDGDVFERLLPNSVTASEREPPLLPKAYTSNSRIYTTLMKGYMNAGRVTDTVRMLEALRHQDDSSSQPDHVTYTTVISAFVKAGSMDRARRVLAEMTRVGVPANRITYNILLKGYCQQLQIDQAKELVREMTEDAGIEPDVVSYNILIDGCIQVDDSAGALAFFNEMRAKGIAPTKISYTTLMKAFALSGQPKLANKVFEEMLNDPRVKADLVAWNMLVEGYCRLGLVEESKKIIQRMKEHGFHPDVATYGSLANGIALARKPGEALLLWNEVKDRCTAKKEGEKSDDSDPPTLKPDEGLLDTLADICVRAAFFKKALEIVACMEENGIPPNKTKFTKIYVEMHSRMFTSKHASQARQDRRSERKRAAEAFKFWLGLPNSYYGSEWRLGSLDGDN